The Hymenobacter oligotrophus genome segment GAACCCCCGCTACAAGCAGCGTCAGGGTTAAGCAACACAAGCAGTAGAAGAACATGGCACGTATTGCAGGGGTAGACATCCCGGACAAAAAGCGCGGCGAAATCGCCCTCACTTACATCTTTGGTATCGGCCGTTCGTCGGCTGCTGCTATCCTCACGAAAGCAGGTGTTGACCTGAACAAGAAGGTTAGCGAGTGGACGGAAGCCGAATCGGGTGAAATTCGTAGCATCATCGCTGCGGAGTACAAGACCGAAGGTGTGCTGCGCTCGGAAGTACAGCTCAACATTAAGCGTTTGATGGACATCGGTTGCTACCGTGGCCTCCGTCACCGCAAAGGGCTGCCAGTTCGGGGTCAGCGTACGAAGAACAATTCGCGCACCCGCAAAGGCAAACGGAAGACCGTTGCCGGCAAGAAGAAGGCTACTAAATAAATCTTAGCGGGAATCGGCGGCGGGCCTTCTCATTAATCCACTGCCGCCAACACCTTCCGCTCTTTTTTGCGATAACCAAATGGCACAAAAAAGAAAAGACAAAGCCAAGAAGCGCATCGTCCAGGTTGAAGCAACCGGTCAGGTGCACATCAAGGCTTCGTTCAACAACATCATCATCTCGGTTACGAACAACAACGGCCAGGTGATTTCGTGGGCTTCGGCCGGCAAAATGGGCTTCCGCGGTTCTAAAAAGAACACGCCCTACGCTGCTCAAACTGCTGCTCAAGACTGCGGCAAAGTTGCCTATGACCTAGGCATGCGCAAGTGCGAAGTGTTCGTAAAAGGTCCGGGTGCTGGCCGCGAGTCGGCCATCCGTGCTTTCCAGAACCTGGGCATTGAGGTGACGACCATCCGCGACGTGACTCCGCTGCCGCACAACGGCTGCCGTCCGCCCAAACGTCGCCGCGTCTGAGTAACGGCAGACGCGTGGCTTCTGTCGCCCCGTGAGGGAGCCAATGAAGCCAGGCAGTTTTCTTTTCTCTTCAGAAAAATCACCTCTTTAGAATGGCACGTTATACCGGCCCTAAAACCAAGGTTGCCCGTCGCTTCGGGGAAGCCATTTTTGGCCCGAGCAAGGCACTTACCAAGAAAGCATATCCTCCGGGCCAGCACGGCCGCGGCCGCCGCAAGAAGCAGTCGGAATACGCTGTGCAGCTGATGGAGAAGCAAAAAGTTAAGTACCTCTACGGGGTACTGGAAAAGCAGTTCGCCAACCTGTTCGACAAAGCTGCTGGCAAGCCGGGTATTACCGGTGAAAACCTGCTGGCTTACCTCGAGCAGCGTCTGGACAACGTGGTTTACCGTTTAGGCATTGCCCCGACGCGCCGCGCTGCTCGTCAGCTCGTTTCGCACAAGCACATCACTGTTGATGGCGAAGTTGTGAACATCCCTTCGTTCCACGTTAAGCCGGGTGCGATTGTGGCTGTACGCGAAAAGTCGAAGTCGCTGGAGGCTATCGTGAACAGCCTTGCTGTTCGCAACGCCCGTCAGTTCGGCTGGCTGGAGTGGGATGCAAAAGAGTTTGCCGGTAAGGTAATCTCGACTCCCCAGCGCGACCAGATCCCCGAAAAAATCGAGGAGCAGCTGATCGTCGAGCTGTATTCGAAGTAATCCTGACGGAGAGCCGGCTGCTGCCTGAGAATTCTCTTGGGCAGCAGCCGGCTCCTGTATGGTTTCTTCTTTCCTTCCAAATCCCTTACATCCGCATCTATGTCAATTCTCGCTTTTCAAATGCCGGAGAAAGTCGTGATGGAGAAATCCGACGACTTCTACGGAA includes the following:
- the rpsM gene encoding 30S ribosomal protein S13, which codes for MARIAGVDIPDKKRGEIALTYIFGIGRSSAAAILTKAGVDLNKKVSEWTEAESGEIRSIIAAEYKTEGVLRSEVQLNIKRLMDIGCYRGLRHRKGLPVRGQRTKNNSRTRKGKRKTVAGKKKATK
- the rpsK gene encoding 30S ribosomal protein S11, with the translated sequence MAQKRKDKAKKRIVQVEATGQVHIKASFNNIIISVTNNNGQVISWASAGKMGFRGSKKNTPYAAQTAAQDCGKVAYDLGMRKCEVFVKGPGAGRESAIRAFQNLGIEVTTIRDVTPLPHNGCRPPKRRRV
- the rpsD gene encoding 30S ribosomal protein S4 gives rise to the protein MARYTGPKTKVARRFGEAIFGPSKALTKKAYPPGQHGRGRRKKQSEYAVQLMEKQKVKYLYGVLEKQFANLFDKAAGKPGITGENLLAYLEQRLDNVVYRLGIAPTRRAARQLVSHKHITVDGEVVNIPSFHVKPGAIVAVREKSKSLEAIVNSLAVRNARQFGWLEWDAKEFAGKVISTPQRDQIPEKIEEQLIVELYSK